TTATTAAAAAAGATATTTTAACAAAAAAATAAAAATTAAAAAAACATATTAAAACTAAGTTTAAAATTTTTTTAAGTATAATACGCAATATATTTTTTTTCATATTATTTTAAGACAACTCGTATAAAAAGGCTTTAGTGCAGTTATGAACAACAAGACAACATACACAAAAATAACCGCCAAGATAATATTGATAACACTTATTTTTACTTTAATAGGTGCTTTTATGTACGGAGAGTATATGAAAAAAAATGCCATATCCAATCTTGCGCATGTAGACGCCAAAAAAACAAGTATGTTGGTTTTTGAAAGCTTATATTCCGCTATGCAAAAAGGGTGGAATAAAGAGGATTTAAAAGAGATAATAATCAGATTAAACCGAGTAGATCCGACTATGAAAGTTGATGTTTACAGAACGGAGACGGTATCGGAAATTTTCGGCGCAATAGAAAGAGATAAACAGGCAATCGGCAAAAATGAAGATATACAAAAAGCTATGAAAGGCGAAGAGATATTAAATATATCCAATTCAAATTTTATAAAGTACTATTATCCGGTTGTGGCGAAACAAGATTGTCTTAGATGTCATACAAACGCAAAAGAGAGCGATGTTTTAGGTATTATAGATGTATCTTACCCCGTAAACAACTTAAAAGTATCATTGGATGAGATGATAAACTTTTTTATAATATTTATTGTTTTGTTTTCACTTATGATTTTTTTGGCAATTTTTGTCGAGCTTAATCAATACATTATCAAGCCGATTAAAAATTTCTCAAATGTAATTCAAAGTATAACCAAATCGCATGATATGAAAAAAAGAGTAGAAGTAGAAGACAACATAGAAGAGATTGACTCCATAAAAGATGTTTTTAATACTATGCTTGACTCAATTGAGCATCAATTCTATTATGACGGCTTAACGGGTTTGGAAAACAGAAGAAGATTGACCGAAAAGCTCGAAGAGAAAAAGAACTCATTTTTGATGATTATAAACATCGACTCTTTTCAAGAGATAAACGATCTATACGGAAATGAGGCAGGCGATGCGATACTGAAAGATTTTGCAGGATTTTTAAAAGAAAATATGTTTGGTAGCAACGCTTTGTACAGACTTCATTCGGACGAATTTTCATATCTATGCGACAAGGGAATGGACATAGAGGAGTTCAAAATATTTGCTTCGATGTTAAGCGAAAAAATTTCGCACAAAAATTTTAAAATTGACGGTAATAACGAAGTGAGTTTAAGTGCCACATTCGGTATCTCTTACGGATATGAAACGCTGCTGGAAAATGCGGATATAGCCTTAAAAATTGCAAAGAAAAACAAAAAAGACTTTTTGGTATATGATGAAACTATGCATATGGCAAAAGAGTATGAGAAAAACTTTGAATGGACGAAGAGATTAAAAAAAGCGATAGAAGATGATAGAATCGTCCCGCTGTTTCAGCCTATAGTAGATTGTAAAACGCAAGAGATTATAAAATATGAAGCATTAATTAGAATGGTTGATGCTAATGGGGCATATATAGCACCTATTCATTTTTTAGAACTTGCCAAGAAGAACAAACTTTATCACCAACTTACAAAAATAATGATTGAAAAGACATTTGAAAAATTTCAACATCTACCATACTCGGTATCAATCAATCTCTCCGTAGAAGATATTTTAAACAAAGATGTAAATAAATTTATTATGGATAAGCTAAAAGAGAGCTCAATCGGTGAAAAGATAGTATTTGAGATAATAGAATCTGAAGGTATAGAAAATTTTGACCAAGTTTTGGAGTTTATAAACAGCGTTAAAAAATATAGCGTAAGAATAGCAATAGATGATTTTGGAACAGGATACTCTAACTTTGATTATCTCATGAAGTTAAAAGTAGATTACATAAAGATAGACGGCTCAATGATAAAAGGCGTAGATACGGACAATAATTCTCAAATGATTACCAAGACAATCGTAAATTTTGCTAAAAATATGGGGATTAAAACAATAGCTGAGTTTGTACATTCTAAAAATGTTTTTACAAAAGTTCAAGAGCTTGAAGTCGATTTTTCACAGGGTTACTATTTTGGAGAACCGACTGACAATATCACTTAAACAAACCTACAAACAAGATATTTATGATAGAGTTTCACTGACTATTTAGGGAGCCTTAATGCAATTTCATCGTGCCCATATTGAAGTTACCAATATTTGTGGACTTGCATGCAGTTTCTGCCCGCCAAAAATAAACTCATCCAAAACAATGTCGCTCTCATTTTTAGAAGAGACCTTAAAACAGCTTAGGGCATACACAAAAACTCTCGCTTTTCATGTAATGGGCGATCCCCTAACACTCTCAAACCTAGAAGAGTATCTTGATCTTGCTCAAAAATACGGGTTTGAAGCAGAACTAACGACAAGCGGCTACTATCTTGGCAAAACCAAACTCCAAACACTGTTTCATAAAGCAGTCCGCCAACTAAATATCTCCCTTAACAGCTACAACAAAAACAGTCTAAATATGACATTTGATGAGTATATCAACTCTGTTTTGGATGTCTGCTTGCAAAAAGTAAAACACTATCCAAAACCGTTTGTAAATCTGCGTCTTTGGAACCTTGACGATAATTGCAGCGAAGCCGATTATAACGAAATGTTATTTGA
The genomic region above belongs to Sulfurimonas sp. and contains:
- a CDS encoding radical SAM/SPASM domain-containing protein, which translates into the protein MQFHRAHIEVTNICGLACSFCPPKINSSKTMSLSFLEETLKQLRAYTKTLAFHVMGDPLTLSNLEEYLDLAQKYGFEAELTTSGYYLGKTKLQTLFHKAVRQLNISLNSYNKNSLNMTFDEYINSVLDVCLQKVKHYPKPFVNLRLWNLDDNCSEADYNEMLFEKLSAFFDTPIDAEEIYKDKIKSIRLAPKVILNFDSYFEWPSLNSTHESDGTCYGLKSHIGILANGTVVPCCLDGDGIIALGNLNNTPLKSILNSKRATDMIDGFKNSKAVEELCKKCSYKDRFSRTTPNQL
- a CDS encoding EAL domain-containing protein; protein product: MNNKTTYTKITAKIILITLIFTLIGAFMYGEYMKKNAISNLAHVDAKKTSMLVFESLYSAMQKGWNKEDLKEIIIRLNRVDPTMKVDVYRTETVSEIFGAIERDKQAIGKNEDIQKAMKGEEILNISNSNFIKYYYPVVAKQDCLRCHTNAKESDVLGIIDVSYPVNNLKVSLDEMINFFIIFIVLFSLMIFLAIFVELNQYIIKPIKNFSNVIQSITKSHDMKKRVEVEDNIEEIDSIKDVFNTMLDSIEHQFYYDGLTGLENRRRLTEKLEEKKNSFLMIINIDSFQEINDLYGNEAGDAILKDFAGFLKENMFGSNALYRLHSDEFSYLCDKGMDIEEFKIFASMLSEKISHKNFKIDGNNEVSLSATFGISYGYETLLENADIALKIAKKNKKDFLVYDETMHMAKEYEKNFEWTKRLKKAIEDDRIVPLFQPIVDCKTQEIIKYEALIRMVDANGAYIAPIHFLELAKKNKLYHQLTKIMIEKTFEKFQHLPYSVSINLSVEDILNKDVNKFIMDKLKESSIGEKIVFEIIESEGIENFDQVLEFINSVKKYSVRIAIDDFGTGYSNFDYLMKLKVDYIKIDGSMIKGVDTDNNSQMITKTIVNFAKNMGIKTIAEFVHSKNVFTKVQELEVDFSQGYYFGEPTDNIT